A single genomic interval of Candidatus Eisenbacteria bacterium harbors:
- a CDS encoding NB-ARC domain-containing protein, which yields DIFSMGVLLYEMATGLRPFNGSSEAELVASILRDTPKPPRALRPGLPRPLASLIEGCLAKEARDRPASAQYIRDRCDSLRRELERGEISGESRTAPGERSSGNLPLSLDSFVAREQELASVITLLADTRLVTLTGVGGTGKTRLAIEAAHRLSGNFPDGAWLAELAPVTHAEAVPNVLGDLLGVTQGPGKTLVHSLVDALRHRTLLLVLDNCEHVLDTAAELVTLITRQCAGVRILATSREALGVSGERIFRLLSLTDHEGAQLFRDRALAAGAFGNLDMDILARLSHRLDGMPLAIELAAARCDAMMPEDIERRLDHRFQLLRGTRRGRIERHQTLHQTVAWSYDLLEPQEQRVFDRLSVFAGGFTLDAAQAVAGGEDLDVLEVEEAIASLVARSMTLALNTEGSTRYRLLETLRQFGQERLLASGGAPDVRQRHVRYFADFMTRAWAGLWSTNASSWIRAVGREFENLRVAVYAAVDLRDREALGALLKPHYFWAWHSQRYEVGDWAEAALEVSPEPAFARSVAVHLRVHGGRTEDGTRLAAKLEDPDNAGDPDAVCLWALAHVSAAIATQGSDVPVWMRRAVVAGERTGNAALATLLRSMQVVFMTMVGEMDAARRIAVEEYDQAKAIGNPITLCEATFHMGRAHADIDPEAALEYFDRTAELAEKHGLPFYAGVAATEAAAASVRVEEASLSGPRLSRALRAFIHSGDRGQLWSSAHHLLYFLVRTQRSEEALRIWPELGSRRSWVTQPLRDELTRLIGPPGEGTLSDDELIERIVEVLDTLDREAL from the coding sequence ACCGGCCGGCAAGCGCTCAGTACATCCGCGACCGTTGCGATTCGCTCCGCCGCGAGCTCGAACGCGGGGAAATCTCGGGCGAGAGCAGAACCGCGCCGGGGGAACGCTCCTCCGGCAACCTCCCCTTGTCCTTGGACTCGTTCGTCGCGCGTGAGCAGGAGCTCGCCTCGGTCATCACCCTCCTTGCAGACACTCGCCTGGTGACACTGACCGGCGTCGGCGGCACCGGGAAGACACGACTCGCGATCGAGGCCGCTCATCGGCTCTCTGGGAATTTCCCCGACGGCGCCTGGCTGGCCGAACTGGCGCCGGTAACCCACGCCGAGGCGGTCCCGAACGTCCTGGGCGATCTGCTCGGCGTCACGCAAGGACCCGGGAAGACTCTCGTCCATTCGCTTGTCGACGCGCTGCGCCATCGAACGTTGCTGCTGGTTCTCGACAACTGCGAGCACGTGCTCGACACGGCCGCGGAACTGGTCACCTTGATCACCCGGCAATGCGCGGGCGTCCGCATCCTCGCCACCAGCCGAGAGGCGCTTGGAGTCAGCGGCGAGCGAATATTCCGGCTGCTGTCGCTGACCGACCACGAAGGCGCACAACTCTTCCGTGACCGGGCGTTGGCTGCCGGAGCCTTTGGCAACCTCGACATGGACATTCTCGCACGGCTGAGCCATCGGCTGGACGGCATGCCACTGGCCATCGAACTCGCGGCGGCACGCTGCGACGCAATGATGCCGGAGGACATCGAGCGCCGCCTCGACCACCGGTTCCAGCTCCTGCGGGGCACTCGGCGGGGCCGCATCGAACGCCATCAGACGCTGCACCAGACGGTAGCCTGGTCGTACGACTTGCTCGAGCCACAGGAGCAACGTGTTTTCGATCGGCTCAGCGTGTTCGCCGGCGGGTTCACCCTCGATGCGGCTCAAGCCGTCGCGGGGGGCGAGGATCTCGATGTCCTGGAAGTGGAGGAGGCCATTGCGTCACTGGTCGCCCGATCCATGACGCTGGCGCTCAACACCGAGGGGTCTACGCGATATCGGCTCCTCGAAACCCTCAGGCAGTTCGGCCAGGAGCGGCTGCTTGCCTCGGGAGGCGCCCCGGACGTTCGCCAGAGGCACGTTCGCTATTTCGCGGACTTCATGACTCGGGCTTGGGCCGGGCTCTGGAGCACAAATGCGTCCTCTTGGATCCGAGCCGTGGGCCGAGAATTCGAAAACCTGCGCGTGGCCGTCTACGCCGCAGTCGACCTCCGCGACCGCGAAGCACTCGGCGCACTACTGAAGCCGCACTACTTCTGGGCGTGGCACTCGCAGCGGTACGAGGTGGGTGACTGGGCCGAAGCGGCGCTCGAGGTTTCTCCCGAACCGGCGTTCGCACGCTCGGTCGCCGTTCACCTGCGTGTTCACGGTGGAAGGACCGAAGATGGGACGCGACTCGCGGCGAAGCTCGAGGACCCAGACAATGCTGGCGATCCCGACGCGGTCTGTCTATGGGCGCTGGCTCATGTGTCGGCGGCGATCGCCACTCAGGGTTCCGACGTTCCAGTGTGGATGCGCCGGGCCGTCGTTGCTGGGGAGCGAACCGGAAACGCAGCTCTGGCGACACTGCTCAGGAGCATGCAAGTCGTCTTCATGACGATGGTAGGCGAGATGGACGCGGCGCGGCGCATCGCAGTCGAGGAGTACGATCAGGCCAAGGCCATTGGAAATCCGATCACCTTGTGCGAGGCCACGTTTCACATGGGCCGGGCGCACGCAGACATCGATCCCGAGGCGGCGCTCGAGTACTTCGATCGCACCGCAGAACTTGCGGAGAAGCACGGCCTCCCGTTCTACGCCGGTGTCGCGGCAACGGAAGCGGCGGCGGCAAGCGTCAGGGTCGAGGAGGCTAGCCTCAGCGGACCTCGATTGTCCCGGGCCCTTCGAGCCTTCATCCATTCGGGAGATCGAGGGCAGCTATGGAGCTCGGCCCACCATCTCCTGTATTTCCTCGTCCGGACCCAGCGTTCTGAAGAGGCCCTTCGAATATGGCCGGAACTGGGCAGCCGAAGATCTTGGGTGACGCAGCCTCTCCGCGATGAATTGACGAGGCTGATCGGTCCGCCCGGGGAAGGCACGCTTTCTGACGACGAATTGATCGAACGAATCGTCGAAGTGTTGGACACTCTGGATCGCGAGGCCTTGTGA